taatacatagtttttaaccaatcaaaactggcgttacatagcaaacatggtagaattcaCCATAACCTgttaaagaaaatatgtttgatataaaatgatGGTAGTTTATAAACAGAGCATGTAGTTAATTAGAAACCACAAAAATGAACATAATTTAACCGAacaattaaacatatatttgcGCATACGGAGAATAAAATACGGAAGAAAAAAATGTCCACAAATATCTCATGTTATACAGTTACTAATTGAACCATAGTTAATCAGAAGACTGTGACAGTTATAGTTGAAATAAGGGTgtcaaaacattgtttttttcataaaatatttcattttacattgaCAAGCTTACATTATAGAGCATACCAAGGTATATCAATCGTAGATGTACCGAGACTGTCCTTGATACTTACAGACTCGGTCAGTCTGGGGTCATCAGAGCAGGGCTGCATGTAGAAAGACTTGATGTTTGTTGGAAATTTACACAGCAGTATGGGTTCGTTAATCATATCTGTCATCTTCCTCTCGGGGGCCTCGGGGATATcctgacaataaatacaaagtGTCTTTTGATATcgaatttatcaatatttaatcCTTATTTATTAACTAATAATTATCTAAAAGTGGCCTGTTTGTTAATGGTGACAAACCAGTGCTTGACCTCTTTAGACAGATTTCAGGTTGAAGTGTTGATATGGACGTAGAGAGGCTTTACTTGTCTGATAGAAGCATGACGCCCATAGGACCATTCTTTTTTCGTGAACGATAATTCTTGTAACAGTTTATGAGACTACACCATCAATATATCTGCCATGTGCATTTTAAAGAGCCTTTAAGAAAAGACTCCTAATGAAATGCCAGTCATATCTATTAGAGTTACCTCTCCAAACTCGTAGTATGTGCCGTCATCTTTCTTGATATCGTTGTCACGAAGAAACTCTATAGCATCAGTATAAGGCATTCTCATAAATGGCCTCTTCGGTGGTTTGAATTCCTGAACAGAAAACATACTTAcggtaaataaataatttaatcttTAGCCAGATTCTAACAGCTTGAATTGAAAATTCGTAAAATGGAAAAAGTCTGTCTTAGTTTTCAATTCAAGCTAAGACAGAATTTCCATTTTACATGAGGTACAAATAATGTTCTGATAATGTCACAGTAACATGTTGCTTCCTGAATTCTCATTAAAAGTGTAGCTATAAGAAGGAGTTCCATACTCATTATCTCGACACCATTCTTTTGATATCACTTACAAGGTGGAGTTCCATGACAACTTTGCCATATGGAGACTTGAGAACTCGAATATTGCTCATTTTCTCTCATATTGATATGTTGGTGTTGTTTACCGACTATCGTTATAACTGAAGATGAGTTCCATACCTCTTAACACCTTGACACAATACTTTGATAGCACTTACAGGGTGGAGTTCCATGACAACTTTGCCATAGGGAGACTTGAGAACTCGATCTACGACATCACAAACAAGATCCTCTAGTCGGTCCAACAGATCGTCAAATGAGATGAAAGGGCACTCACCCTCTATATGTGTGTACCTAGTCAATAAGATAGATAAAACGGGGAatgaatatcaaaacatatcCTCTCCCTTAAAACGTTTTTGACATGATGCACTATGATACGTATGAAAAAGAATAATAAAAGTTAGGTATGATCTAGCTAAATACCAATAGATTGTATCACTCCAATACAATCAATATTCAATTATGCTTTACTACAGTAAAAAATAAAGTTAAGATGAACACTGTGCTATCGATGATAGCAAAAAAAGATACTTTGCAAAATTGATGAGGTTATCCTATGGGGAAAGGTACTGTAAACGTATTAATTTTGGCACGATCAAATTTTCGCGAATTTCCAAATCATAACAATTATCATAATGAATTAGCGCATTCTCATATTTTCTGTAGCAAATGTATGATGTAATTcgcgcaatcataatttagcgcaatGCCTCTTGCACGAAAATTGCTAAAATAGTGTTACCGCAAAAATATGTACTTTTAAAGTAATACTTCAGAATGAAAGTACAGAATTTACGAAATATCTCTATAAAatagatagatttatcttataATGATTAAGTGCGAGAGAAAACAATGAAATCACTTGAAGAGAAGTGGATATAAGACAAATGACAATTGAAAGGTTTTATCTGATTCTATGTAACTTAGAGAAAAAACTGTTTTTGATTGTTACAGAAGTTTATTATACCCACTCTGTTAGATGCCTCCTTGTGTGAGACTTTTCGGCCCTGTATGACTGAGCTATACAGAACACATCCCCCATGGAGGGTATTACCGTCTCCAGGTACAGCTGTGAGGATTGAGTCAGATATGCCTGAAGAAAAAACATATGACCAGTATTACTTAATCTATGATATGAACAAAAATAACGTTTTAACGGTATATTCAAAAAATGGGTAAATGTATTGAAACAGATTAACTAGCTTGAAAATATAAGAAAGGGAATTATATAAATTGTTCATTTAATGTCTAAATATCATTTCTCAGTATCAAAAACGAAATCATTAATTGTCTAAacattacaaatgtatttttttctattcataTGTACCGACGTCTTACCATATCTCCGAAATAATCCATTTTGAACAACGTTGAACCACCTTCTACTTGTGTTTGCACAAGGGTTGGCGGCGTCACCTGTAAAGAAGAAACAAGATGATATGTAAGTAAAATGTATCTCTAATCAGGCATTCCACGTCCAATTATAATTTGACTAATTAGAGTTATAAGCAACTGATAAAATTCTGAacaccaattttttttttttttttttaacattcacCATCGAATTTGTattgctaaaacatatataaaacgGTTATTATCGTTGGACTTGAGATGACATTAGTGTTAACCATTTTCTCctgttgagttgtttctttcAGAACTTGCTTGTGGATACTGGCCAGCAATATTGGACTGCATAAGAGAAACTTTAAAACTACTCATGTCAGGCCATGTGACAAAATCACCAGAACCGAGTGTTAGTTTTCTTTGaacacaaaatattgttttacctCATAGTATCCCCTGTTGAAGTAGTGGTCCCTGAAGCACTGCATCACGACCGATCTCATCATCATTACCTTGGACATCTGTAATCaacaatgattacaatgtatttcgGACCTATAGCGTTTTAAACTCTCACGCAGTTACAGTATAAATGCACGTGCCACTTTTTCATGTAAATAACATGCAAAACGTGTTCctgtcgtttatatcaatattgaataTCATAGCAAGACAGATTGATGCTTATATCTTCATTTCCTCTATCTGTTTTTGTCCTATGCACATtctatattttgattttaagctgaaataattatttattaaaaccTATAAGATGAAACCTCCATTTTGATGGTGAACTGTTGCTGTTTTTTCAGtcacatttcattttatttaattgatattgttacattacaatgggaatatactatatatatactggacaGTAATTTGAATACATTACACAACATAAGACAATAGGACACATTGATCACTTCACACTGGAAGTTTACCATAGGCCTTTGAATTATCCTTGGAAACCCACCATCAATACATCCACATTATAGACACGAATACTTACTTTTTCTCCCCTCACCACCATATGGCGGTTGTCCAGCTGAACATCTACATTGGCATCCTAAAAGTAACCAATGCACTTATGTTTCATATTGCACTTGGATTATTTGTCACCTAAAATCTAGGAATCGTTAATATTAAATCACAATTAACTAATTATCATTCATAAATattctgtatttatatagagTGGAACATTATTGGTCTGGAAAACAAATTAACATTAAAagctttttttttcaaagaccaAAAACCTGGAAAGGTACTTTTCGTCCAATATTCAAATCCATAAACAAAAGGAAATGAATGGGATTGgatatttgataaaacatgATGTATTTCAAACGATAAAAACCCTCATCTCCAGTAACATACTTCATTGAGGACATTTTCAACTCCTCCTGGAGGGGACGCCCCAATCAATTCCCAAAAGTCTGCATTCAATTCATGTCCATCAGGGGCctacaacaacaaacaacatgtAGATATTTTCCTAAAAATTACTTTTTCACTAATAATCTCTTTACAGTGCGTCCTATTCAGCAAATAAAATCACTATTAAACCTTTTggaatatatcattttattgtacattttaataGTAGTAAGAATTAAACATTTGCATTTAAAGGTACTATTGAAGAGCAATGTTTCCAAGTGATTCAACTGCAATTTCCTTTCTTATAAGATGGTATAGCCCTCCGATGTTTACCATATCAACATGAAAGTCGTGGGAATTCATAATTAACTTACAGTTTTCCCCTCAGGAACAACCGAGATTTTACCGTAGACACAAATAGCCGCCTCTGTAGATAACAGCAGGGCGTCGTATGTATGACACTaaacgaaacaaaaacaaatttatacaTCAATTTACCAGTAAATATTGAACCATTTATCTCAAATGGAAATGTAAGTCACACTAGTTACACGACATTATCCAAGTCTTAACAAAATTTGAATACAAAACACTTCAACTTTAGTCTTTACATAAAAATGATACCATTAACATTACATGGtttcaatgtatttatttattcaaaaatatcaactgtacgtttaatttgtttttatatttctgtGTAAATCCCATAACAAGAAATTATATCATATGATAATGCATCAAGTACGGCAGCGAATTAGGGCCActatcaaaaaaaattaaatcgtacgtacgaatttgtaaatcgtacgtacgatttaattTTTTATAGTGGCTCTAATACGCTTCCGTAATCAATTGATATATAAGTGTATGAAATATTCTCAAGAAAGCAGGCTTACCAGTTTATCAGACAAAATACACTGTAAAAATCCTGTACCATCTCTCAGAACAATGAACATCATGTTTTTACCTGTAAATTGTTAATTAGTTTATAATATCtcttacaaaaaaaacaaatacatacacacacacacaaaaaaacaccaaaaaaacaatattttctcaCGGACTCACAATTCACAACTGctaatttttattattatcatttagttatttacaaatgtatttatttattttcaattattttggAACTACTCGAGTTTCCTTTTACAGAATTGATTCATTCTAATGGAAAGCTTTAATACTTTGACAGTGACTGAAAAGTCTACTTGGTAGAAAATCTCGGTCCATTCACACAAATTCTACGATCCTATGTATACAGACCATGTCTCCTCATCCTGTGCACCCAGCCATAAACCTTCACACGTACATCTCGCTTAGCCACAGAATCTCTTAttttaatctgaaaaaaataaaaatcatctGTCTCCACTGACTATTTTTCATTCCATCATTTCCAAATGCTAAGTAACATGAACTTAAATAgcaaatgatataaatgtattataaaagTGGTCAGATAAAATGTCCATGTGTACTTTCTCGATGGTATTCTCTTTCGTGGTTTGGAGCTTTAATCTCCCGAGTACAAACTCTCGTTGTTAGCCAGTGCATCGATATAATAGCAATGATACATATAACGATagtcattgtatttatattcctTGTTCCATAGCAACCATGAAAACAGTTTTTACATAACGAACATTTAATTTGATACACTATACAACTCATGGTTGCcgacacagattttttttacaaaactaTTGCAAATTGACACCATTTGTATTTTGATAGTGGCCTATCTTCATGTAGTTTACAAAGACACATGGAACTCACCGTTACTTTGGGTTagagattatatattgtatatatatactatatagcttCGTATACACCAAGTACCTGTAATAAAACTAACCTGTTTGGCCGCTGGGAGAGTGGCATCTTCAGTTATCACAATCTTTTTGGCCTCCTCCAAATTTCTCTCTCGCTTTTCTGCATCCTCTGCCTATTGGGAAAATACTGAATTAATCTACTATTACTGGgagaaatatgtttttcattttttttttaaatttaattatggCTTTAGCAGTGTATAAAGATTTTGTAATTGTGTGTCCTCTATAAGAAAGGAACTGCATGTTTCACACAATGAAAAAGAACATGAATCGCGTTGGGATAGATTCATAAAACTTCATATTTTGACCAAATTCTTATACATCATATAAAAGTAGCTTGAGAATCTTCACACCTCTTTCTTGTCTTTTTCTGGATCTGTGTTCTTTTCTTTCTGCGAAATTTTCTGCTGCTTCTTCAGCTGTGTTTTTGCAACTGGTTCCCATACCTATAAAAGAAATAATAGATTAACAAAGTATAGTCCTTATCTGACAAGACTATAACTCTATATCAGACATTTAACACCCACAATTTGACAATACCACATAATAAGCAATCATCTTAGTCTATAGACTTACCTTTCCTGCTTCCTTAGCATCAACAAAAATGTTCGGAAATGGTTCCTTTCCTGCATGTCGGATAGCCTGTTGATAAGGTAAAATTTGTCCAAATGAACACACAATAAACTGATATCATATCAAGGTAAATTTGTCCTAATGAACACACAATAAACTGATATCATATCAAGGTAAATTTGTCCTAATGAACACACAATAAACTGATATCATATCAAGGTAAATTTGTCCTAATGAACACACAATAAACTGATATCATATCAAGGCAAATTTGTCCAAATGAACACACAATAAACTGATATCATATCAAGGTAAATTTGTCCTAATGAACACACAATAAACTGATATCATATCAAGGTAAATTTGTCCTAATGAACACACAATAAACTGATATCATATCAAGGTAAATTTGTCCAAATGAACACACAATAAACTGATATCATATCAAGGTAAATTTGTCCTAATGAACACACAATAAACTGATATCATATCAAGGTAAATTTGTCCAAATGAACACACAATAAACTGATATCATATCAAGGTAAATTTGTCCTAATGAACACACAATAAACTGATATCATATCAAGGTAAATTTGTCCAAATGAACACACAATAAACTGATATCATATCAAGGTAAATTTGTCCTAATGAACACACAATAAACTGATATCATATCAAGGTAAATTTGTCCAAATGAACACACAATAAACTGATATCATATCAAGGTAAATTTGTCCAAATGAACACACAATAAACTGATATCATATCAAGGTAAATTTGTCCTAATGAACACACAATAAACTGATATCATATCAAGGTAAATTTGTCCTAATGAACACACAATAAACTGATATCATATCAAGGTAAATTTGTCCTAATGAACACACAATAAACTGATATCATATCAAGGTAAATTTGTCCAAATGAACACACAATAAACTGATATCATATCAAGGTAAATTTGTCCTAATGAACACACAATAAACTGATATCATATCAAGGTAAATTTGTCCAAATGAACACACAATAAACTGATATCATATCAAGGTAAATTTGTCCTAATGAACACACAATAAACTGATATCATATCAAGGTAAATTTGTCCAAATGAACACACAATAAACTGATATCATATCAAGGTAAATTTGTCCAAATGAACACACAATAAACTGATATCATATCAAGGTAAATTTGTCCAAATGAACACACAATAAACTGATATCATATCAAGGTAAATTTGTCCAGATGAACACACAATAAACTGATATCATATCAAGGTAAATTTGTCCTAATGAACACACAATAAACTGATATCATATCAAGGTAAATTTGTCCAGATGAACACACAATAAACTGATATCATATCAAGGTAAATTTGTCCTAATGAACACACAATAAACTGATATCATATCAAGGTAAATTTGTCCAGATGAACACACAATAAACTGATATCATATCAAGGTAAATTTGTCCAAATGAACACACAATAAACTGATATCATATCAAGGTAAATTTGTCCTAATGAACACACAATAAACTGATATCATATCAAGGTAAATTTGTCCAGATGAACACACAATAAACTGATATCATATAAAGGTAAATTTGTCCAAATGAACACACAATAAACTGATATCATATCAAGGTAAATTTGTCCAAATGAACACACAATAAACTGATATCATATCAAGGTAAATTTGTCCAAATGAACACACAATAAACTGATATCATATAAAGGTAAATTTGTCCAAATGAACAC
The sequence above is drawn from the Pecten maximus chromosome 9, xPecMax1.1, whole genome shotgun sequence genome and encodes:
- the LOC117334366 gene encoding asparagine--tRNA ligase, cytoplasmic-like — protein: MEDLSLGEIYTSEKRGSDESGNGTEENPFKTVIQAIRHAGKEPFPNIFVDAKEAGKVWEPVAKTQLKKQQKISQKEKNTDPEKDKKEAEDAEKRERNLEEAKKIVITEDATLPAAKQIKIRDSVAKRDVRVKVYGWVHRMRRHGKNMMFIVLRDGTGFLQCILSDKLCHTYDALLLSTEAAICVYGKISVVPEGKTAPDGHELNADFWELIGASPPGGVENVLNEDANVDVQLDNRHMVVRGEKMSKVMMMRSVVMQCFRDHYFNRGYYEVTPPTLVQTQVEGGSTLFKMDYFGDMAYLTQSSQLYLETVIPSMGDVFCIAQSYRAEKSHTRRHLTEYTHIEGECPFISFDDLLDRLEDLVCDVVDRVLKSPYGKVVMELHPEFKPPKRPFMRMPYTDAIEFLRDNDIKKDDGTYYEFGEDIPEAPERKMTDMINEPILLCKFPTNIKSFYMQPCSDDPRLTESVDVLMPGVGEIIGGSMRMWKHEQLMEGFKREGIDPANYYWYTDQRKYGSCPHGGYGLGLERFLCWLLKRHHIREVVLYPRFTDRCRP